Proteins encoded within one genomic window of Glandiceps talaboti chromosome 3, keGlaTala1.1, whole genome shotgun sequence:
- the LOC144433148 gene encoding uncharacterized protein LOC144433148 — MMDCGYYFPPDQFTDCKSLASLTATNSQPKPPTMPADDRSNSMEDFLNFHFTGKPHSRISSINGKSFVTPSTPPMTLPEEDYDEYMTLCDDECEAIGGNPHPVHFHGHQFYVMKTAFAEYDANGVYKGDNKDIDCGNDERCSNVTWSNSTWYGDNIPGLNLVNPPMKDTVIVPVGGYTIIRFKADNPGWWFVHCHIEIHQVEGMAMILKEGNTEEMNPVPKGFKTCGNFKWSSEDFQESLQRKLSGQRRTQAGWITLIGLVMLSSSLYSF, encoded by the exons ATGATGGATTGTGGata TTACTTCCCGCCAGATCAGTTTACCGACTGTAAATCACTCGCAAGTTTAACTGCAACTAACTCTCAGCCTAAGCCTCCCACTATGCCTGCAGATGACAGAAGTAACTCGATGGAAGATTTCCTCAACTTTCACTTCACTGGTAAACCTCATTCTAGGATATCATCGATCAACGGAAAAAGTTTCGTCACACCGTCCACACCACCCATG ACTTTACCTGAAGAAGACTATGATGAATATATGACGCTTTGTGATGATGAAT GTGAAGCAATTGGTGGAAATCCTCATCCTGTCCACTTCCATGGACATCAATTCTACGTCATGAAGACAGCCTTTGCCGAATACGATGCCAACGGAGTATATAAAGGTGATAACAAGGATATCGATTGTGGAAATGACGAACGATGTAGTAATGTCACATGGAGCAACTCTACATGGTATGGTGATAATATTCCAGGCTTGAATCTGGTCAACCCACCTATGAAAGACACCGTGATCGTACCAGTTGGTGGATACACTATCATCCGATTCAAAGCTGACAATCCAG GTTGGTGGTTTGTTCATtgtcacattgaaatccaccaGGTGGAAGGGATGgcaatgattttgaaagaaggTAACACGGAAGAAATGAATCCTGTACCAAAGGGCTTTAAGACTTGTGGTAACTTCAAATGGTCTTCTGAAGACTTTCAAGAGAGCCTACAGAGAAAGT TATCTGGGCAAAGAAGAACTCAAGCTGGATGGATTACCTTAATTGGCCTTGTTATGCTGTCTTCAAGCCTGTACAGTTTCTAG
- the LOC144433147 gene encoding xaa-Pro aminopeptidase 2-like, whose amino-acid sequence MGKEEGYLTFSYFNNFGGDTYFTFDEVAFVPFDPKLIKYELFEAPQLKWLNEYHQKVRDIVGPRLQEKNKDAYDWMIRQTEPVEDPLTTGAASLMINVAFLSVVTFFSLLVNMKVM is encoded by the exons ATGGGGAAGGAAGAGGGCTATTTGACATTCTCCTATTTT AATAACTTTGGTGGTGATACATATTTTACCTTTGATGAAGTTGCATTCGTGCCCTTTGACCCAAAGTTGATCAAGTATGAACTTTTTGAAGCACCACAG TTGAAATGGTTGAATGAGTATCATCAGAAAGTTCGGGATATAGTCGGGCCAAGATTACAAGAAAAGAATAAAGACGCATATGACTGGATGATACGTCAAACAGAACCTGTTGAAGACCCACTCACCACGGGAGCTGCGAGTTTGATGATAAATGTGGCGTTTCTTTCTGTCGTCACGTTCTTCTCACTGCTCGTCAATATGAAAGTCATGTAA